In a genomic window of Thiosocius teredinicola:
- a CDS encoding mannose-1-phosphate guanylyltransferase/mannose-6-phosphate isomerase yields MTKLQPVILSGGSGTRLWPLSRRAYPKQFLSLVDDDTLLQSTASRVDGLRDNAEILPPLIVCNEAHRFLVAEQLRSSGHAAGNILLEPVGRNTAPALTLAALDAADQDPVLIVMPADHAVKDLKAFSRAVAAGLPHAMAGKVVTFGIVPDSPQTGFGYIRSGTSVDANTYTLDAFVEKPDRETAESYVASGQYYWNSGIFLMRATRWLELIERFRPDISAAVRKAYDDGQKDLDFYRADQDEFAASPADSIDYAVMEPLSKEAGECLVVPLDAGWSDIGAWAALWDVSERDGVGNACHGDVIAVNSHDNLLHSQHRIVAAVGVQDLIVVETSDAVLVAHKDHAQDVKKITEHLDQEGRCESEFHRRVHRPWGAYEGIDVGERFQVKRLSVKPGASLSLQMHHHRAEHWIVVSGTAQVTCDDKVFLLSENQSTYIPIGTRHRLENPGSIPLEIIEVQSGSYLGEDDIVRFEDVYNRAPKTD; encoded by the coding sequence GTGACCAAGCTTCAGCCCGTTATTCTTTCCGGCGGCTCCGGAACCCGTTTGTGGCCCCTCTCGCGTCGCGCCTATCCGAAACAGTTTCTCTCTCTGGTTGATGACGACACGTTGCTGCAATCGACCGCATCGCGGGTCGACGGTCTGCGCGACAACGCCGAGATTCTTCCGCCGCTGATCGTATGCAATGAGGCGCACCGGTTTCTGGTTGCCGAACAGTTGCGCAGCAGCGGCCATGCCGCCGGCAATATCCTGCTCGAGCCGGTCGGCCGCAACACCGCGCCTGCGCTGACGCTCGCCGCGCTCGACGCCGCCGATCAAGACCCGGTGTTGATCGTGATGCCGGCAGACCACGCAGTAAAAGATCTCAAGGCGTTCTCGCGGGCCGTCGCCGCGGGCCTGCCGCACGCCATGGCCGGCAAGGTCGTCACCTTTGGCATCGTGCCCGATTCGCCGCAGACCGGGTTCGGCTACATACGCTCGGGAACATCGGTCGACGCCAACACCTACACGCTCGATGCCTTCGTTGAGAAACCCGATCGCGAGACCGCAGAATCGTACGTCGCGAGCGGCCAATACTATTGGAACAGCGGCATCTTCTTGATGCGCGCCACGCGCTGGCTCGAGTTGATCGAACGGTTCCGGCCCGACATCTCGGCGGCCGTGCGCAAGGCGTATGACGACGGTCAGAAAGATCTCGACTTCTACCGCGCCGACCAGGATGAGTTTGCCGCATCGCCGGCTGACTCGATCGACTATGCCGTGATGGAACCACTGTCCAAAGAGGCGGGCGAGTGCCTGGTGGTGCCGCTCGATGCCGGCTGGTCGGACATCGGCGCCTGGGCGGCACTGTGGGATGTTTCAGAACGCGACGGTGTCGGCAATGCCTGTCACGGCGACGTGATCGCGGTGAATTCGCACGACAACCTGCTGCATTCGCAGCATCGCATCGTTGCTGCCGTGGGCGTGCAGGACCTGATCGTCGTCGAGACATCGGATGCGGTCCTGGTTGCGCATAAAGACCATGCGCAGGACGTCAAGAAAATCACCGAACACCTTGACCAGGAAGGGCGCTGTGAGAGCGAGTTCCATCGTCGGGTTCACCGTCCCTGGGGTGCTTATGAGGGGATTGATGTTGGCGAGCGTTTCCAGGTCAAGCGGTTGAGCGTCAAGCCGGGTGCCTCGCTGTCACTGCAGATGCATCACCACCGCGCAGAGCACTGGATCGTGGTCAGCGGGACGGCGCAGGTCACCTGCGACGACAAGGTGTTCCTGCTCAGCGAAAACCAGTCGACTTACATCCCGATCGGCACCCGTCACCGTCTGGAAAACCCCGGATCGATCCCGCTGGAGATCATCGAGGTACAGTCCGGCTCGTATCTCGGCGAGGACGATATCGTGCGTTTCGAAGACGTCTACAACCGCGCGCCGAAGACCGACTGA
- a CDS encoding STAS domain-containing protein codes for MPINNTVSSDGKVVTLHISGRFDFAMHQEFMQAYKAYERGSKEFVVDLGKAEYMDSSALGMLLQLRDYGAKSGSVELRNSNDSIREILRIANFDKLFKVS; via the coding sequence ATGCCTATCAACAACACGGTATCGAGTGATGGCAAGGTCGTGACGCTGCATATCAGTGGGCGTTTCGATTTCGCGATGCACCAGGAGTTCATGCAGGCCTACAAGGCCTACGAGCGTGGTTCGAAGGAGTTCGTCGTCGACCTGGGCAAAGCTGAGTACATGGACAGTTCGGCATTGGGCATGTTGCTTCAGCTGCGCGATTATGGGGCAAAGAGCGGCAGCGTTGAGTTGCGCAACAGCAACGACAGCATCCGCGAAATTCTGCGCATCGCCAATTTCGACAAACTCTTTAAAGTTTCTTGA
- a CDS encoding methyl-accepting chemotaxis protein has protein sequence MVERIDEMVDHMQRADGLLNDVKVIADQTNLLALNAAIEAARAGEAGRGFAVVADEVRKLSKRSDRFNDEIRTVIGESIDAIDGAREAISKLASQDMTFAIQAKTRVNQALENLTEVNRSVETTLDSVSVVGGEIDALVGDAVRSLQFEDIVRQLTEYSGRHLDRISVLIGRMHTGLTELRQSDVQDVNQYAAALQSVKDDLDSFMSSELEKEHNPVEQQSMAEGDVELF, from the coding sequence ATGGTCGAACGTATCGATGAGATGGTCGATCATATGCAGCGCGCCGATGGTCTGTTGAACGACGTCAAGGTCATCGCCGACCAGACCAACCTGCTGGCGCTGAACGCGGCAATCGAAGCCGCTCGTGCCGGTGAAGCCGGGCGCGGTTTTGCCGTGGTGGCCGACGAGGTGCGCAAGCTGTCAAAGCGGTCTGATCGTTTCAACGACGAGATCCGCACCGTGATCGGCGAATCGATCGACGCGATCGATGGGGCGCGCGAGGCGATATCCAAACTGGCGTCGCAGGACATGACGTTCGCGATCCAGGCGAAGACCCGGGTCAACCAGGCGCTGGAAAACCTGACCGAGGTGAATCGTTCGGTCGAGACGACGCTGGATTCGGTGTCGGTGGTTGGCGGCGAGATCGATGCCCTGGTCGGCGATGCAGTGCGTTCGCTACAGTTTGAGGACATCGTCAGGCAGTTGACCGAGTACTCGGGCCGTCACCTCGATCGCATCAGCGTGCTGATCGGGCGTATGCATACCGGTCTGACCGAGCTGCGTCAGTCGGATGTGCAGGATGTCAATCAATACGCGGCGGCTCTACAATCGGTCAAAGACGATCTGGACAGTTTCATGTCCAGCGAGCTCGAAAAGGAGCACAATCCGGTCGAGCAGCAATCGATGGCGGAAGGCGACGTCGAGCTGTTCTGA
- a CDS encoding protein-glutamate methylesterase/protein-glutamine glutaminase, with protein MPKIRLLIVDDSALIRQVLTQIFAETSDIEVVGVAADPYIAREKIKQLNPDVLTLDVEMPKMDGVTFLGNLMRLRPMPVVMVSTLTEQGADVTLRALEYGAVDFVAKPKVDVAESLKDYAAEIIGKVRMAAKAKVKPLEKRAVKASKPAMAPGAKHSADVILKAGTGGGHFRTTDKIIGIGSSTGGTEAVKDVLAMLPMDIQAGIVISQHIPAAFSGPFAKRANSVTPLTVCEAADGQQILPGHVYIAPGDRHLLVQRDGARYVCRLNDGPPVNRHRPSVDVMIRSLAQNAGPNAIGVMLTGMGDDGAAGMGELKECGAPILVQDEKTSVVWGMPGEVAKRGFADEILPLNKIGPRLIELIKK; from the coding sequence ATGCCAAAGATTCGCTTGTTGATCGTCGACGACTCGGCGCTGATCCGCCAGGTGCTGACCCAGATCTTCGCCGAGACCTCGGATATCGAGGTCGTCGGTGTCGCGGCCGATCCGTATATCGCGCGCGAAAAGATCAAGCAGTTGAACCCGGATGTGCTGACGCTGGATGTCGAGATGCCCAAGATGGACGGCGTCACCTTCCTCGGCAACCTGATGCGCCTGCGCCCGATGCCGGTGGTGATGGTGTCCACGCTGACCGAACAGGGTGCCGACGTGACCTTGCGCGCCCTGGAATACGGTGCGGTCGATTTCGTCGCCAAGCCCAAGGTCGATGTCGCCGAGTCGTTGAAGGATTATGCCGCCGAGATCATCGGCAAGGTCAGGATGGCGGCCAAGGCCAAGGTCAAGCCGCTGGAGAAGCGTGCCGTGAAGGCATCCAAGCCGGCAATGGCTCCCGGTGCGAAGCATTCGGCCGATGTGATTCTCAAGGCGGGTACGGGCGGTGGCCACTTCCGCACCACCGACAAGATCATCGGCATCGGCTCATCGACCGGGGGTACCGAGGCCGTCAAGGATGTGCTCGCCATGCTGCCGATGGATATCCAGGCCGGTATCGTTATTTCACAACACATACCGGCCGCATTTAGCGGGCCGTTCGCCAAGCGCGCCAATTCGGTAACGCCGTTGACCGTGTGCGAGGCCGCTGACGGCCAGCAGATCTTGCCGGGTCACGTTTACATTGCGCCCGGCGACCGGCACCTGCTGGTACAGCGCGACGGCGCGCGCTATGTCTGTCGGCTGAACGACGGGCCGCCGGTTAACCGGCATCGCCCGTCGGTCGATGTAATGATTCGTTCATTGGCGCAGAACGCCGGCCCCAACGCGATCGGTGTGATGTTGACCGGCATGGGTGACGATGGTGCCGCAGGCATGGGCGAACTCAAGGAATGCGGGGCGCCGATTCTCGTGCAGGATGAAAAAACCAGTGTCGTCTGGGGCATGCCGGGTGAAGTGGCCAAGCGCGGTTTTGCCGACGAGATACTGCCACTGAACAAGATCGGACCGCGCTTGATCGAACTGATCAAGAAATAA
- the ychF gene encoding redox-regulated ATPase YchF — MGFKCGIVGLPNVGKSTLFNALTKATIAAENYPFCTIDPNVGVVPLPDRRLDVLADIVKPQNVIPTTMQFVDIAGLVAGASKGEGLGNKFLANIRETDAIAQVVRCFENDDIVHVAGKVDPLSDIEVINTELALADLESVEKALQKAEKLVKTGDKKVLAKRDLLARVRDQLDAGQPVRAMELSDDDKLELRDLHLLTIKRTLYIANVNDDGFENNPYLDAVRQHAESEGAEVVPVCAAIEAELAELEDDEKAEFLAEMGLEEPGLDRVVRAGYHLLHLQTYFTAGVKEVRAWTVKVGATAPQAAGVIHTDFERGFIRAEVIAYDDFVACGGEHGAKDAGKLRLEGKDYIVQDGDVIHFRFNV, encoded by the coding sequence ATGGGTTTCAAATGCGGTATCGTGGGGCTGCCGAACGTCGGCAAGTCCACCCTGTTCAATGCCCTGACCAAGGCGACGATTGCCGCGGAAAACTACCCGTTCTGCACGATCGATCCGAACGTCGGCGTGGTGCCGCTGCCCGACCGTCGTCTCGACGTGCTGGCGGATATCGTCAAACCGCAGAATGTGATCCCGACGACGATGCAGTTCGTCGACATCGCCGGCCTGGTGGCCGGCGCCTCGAAGGGCGAGGGCCTGGGCAACAAGTTTCTCGCCAATATCCGCGAGACCGACGCCATCGCACAGGTCGTGCGTTGTTTCGAAAACGACGACATCGTGCACGTGGCCGGCAAGGTCGATCCCTTGTCGGATATCGAGGTCATCAATACCGAGTTGGCGCTCGCCGACCTCGAGTCGGTTGAGAAGGCGCTGCAGAAGGCGGAAAAGCTGGTCAAGACCGGCGACAAGAAGGTGCTGGCCAAGCGCGACCTGCTCGCCCGGGTGCGAGACCAACTGGACGCGGGTCAACCGGTACGCGCGATGGAGCTGAGCGATGACGACAAACTCGAACTGCGCGATCTGCACCTGCTGACGATCAAACGCACTCTTTATATAGCCAACGTCAATGACGACGGCTTCGAAAACAATCCCTATCTCGACGCGGTGCGCCAACATGCCGAGTCCGAAGGCGCCGAGGTGGTGCCGGTATGCGCCGCGATCGAGGCGGAACTTGCCGAACTCGAGGACGACGAGAAGGCCGAGTTTCTGGCCGAGATGGGGCTCGAAGAACCCGGCCTGGATCGTGTGGTGCGCGCCGGCTACCACCTGTTGCACCTGCAGACCTATTTCACCGCCGGGGTCAAAGAGGTGCGCGCCTGGACCGTCAAGGTGGGGGCCACCGCTCCGCAGGCGGCCGGCGTGATCCATACCGATTTCGAGCGTGGCTTCATTCGTGCCGAGGTTATCGCCTACGACGATTTCGTCGCCTGCGGCGGTGAGCATGGCGCCAAGGACGCGGGCAAGTTGCGCCTGGAGGGCAAGGATTACATCGTGCAGGACGGCGACGTTATCCACTTCCGCTTCAACGTTTAA